A single window of Xylocopilactobacillus apicola DNA harbors:
- the rnmV gene encoding ribonuclease M5 — protein MENKKIQAVIVVEGKKDTQRLRLIDPEVRTIETRGAAVNSELISLIKKVNQKEEVIILTDPDFSGERIRRLISTEIPGIKQAFLRQKDAIPGKKQHRASLGVEHASTSAILGALAQGSETAKKRTDLISQSDLMKLKLLNSPEARHRRKFVSNYFNLGYVNGAHLASRLQLLGVTLNELEKILSENYDG, from the coding sequence ATGGAAAATAAGAAAATTCAGGCAGTAATAGTTGTTGAAGGAAAAAAAGATACACAGCGTTTAAGATTAATTGATCCTGAGGTTAGGACGATTGAAACAAGGGGAGCCGCAGTAAATTCTGAGCTCATTTCACTAATTAAGAAAGTAAATCAAAAAGAAGAAGTAATTATTTTGACTGACCCAGATTTTTCAGGGGAACGAATTCGTCGTCTGATTTCAACAGAGATTCCAGGAATTAAGCAAGCTTTTTTGAGGCAAAAAGATGCTATTCCAGGCAAAAAACAGCATCGCGCTTCTTTAGGAGTTGAACATGCTTCAACATCGGCAATTCTGGGAGCTTTGGCACAAGGATCCGAAACTGCCAAGAAGCGAACTGATTTAATTAGCCAATCTGATTTAATGAAGTTGAAATTATTAAATTCACCGGAAGCTCGTCATCGAAGAAAATTTGTTTCTAATTATTTTAACCTAGGTTACGTTAATGGGGCTCATTTGGCTTCGAGATTGCAATTGTTAGGAGTTACTTTAAATGAACTCGAAAAAATTTTAAGCGAGAACTATGATGGCTAA
- a CDS encoding cold-shock protein, with protein sequence MEHGTVKWFNPEKGYGFLTRENGDDVFVHFSSIQGDGFKTLSEGEAVTFDIEDSDRGPQAVNVNKG encoded by the coding sequence ATGGAACACGGAACTGTAAAATGGTTTAATCCTGAAAAGGGTTATGGTTTCTTAACAAGAGAAAATGGCGACGATGTATTCGTACATTTCTCATCCATTCAGGGAGATGGTTTTAAAACCCTTTCTGAAGGCGAAGCTGTAACTTTTGATATTGAGGATTCAGATCGCGGACCACAAGCTGTTAACGTAAATAAAGGTTAA
- the rsmA gene encoding 16S rRNA (adenine(1518)-N(6)/adenine(1519)-N(6))-dimethyltransferase RsmA, whose protein sequence is MAKFKTKKSLGQNFLENQRIIEQISDLAELDNNTDAIEIGVGSANLTTALAQRSRRVLGFEIDSSLIPILEKKLFNYPNVLITFGDVLKLNFRQEIEEQLKEVESLSLVANIPYYITSPIIHLILESGLKFKNIVLMVQKEVAERLVAKPNTSEYSVLSVYVHEFCEPQIEFIVGKNNFYPVPKVDSAVISLKQFPMTKTLDEIRAEMHLVQLSFANRRKQIKNNLAALTNNPEQQAEITEILTKLFGNSKIRAQELSIEQFQKLLKELKEREIL, encoded by the coding sequence ATGGCTAAATTTAAAACAAAAAAAAGCTTAGGGCAAAACTTTTTAGAAAACCAAAGAATAATTGAACAGATTTCAGATTTGGCCGAGCTAGATAATAATACCGATGCAATAGAAATCGGGGTTGGATCTGCTAACTTGACAACAGCTCTTGCTCAAAGATCTCGGCGCGTTTTGGGTTTTGAAATTGATTCTAGTTTAATTCCAATTTTAGAAAAAAAATTGTTTAATTATCCGAATGTTTTAATTACATTTGGCGATGTTTTAAAACTTAATTTTAGACAGGAAATTGAAGAACAGTTAAAAGAAGTGGAAAGTTTGTCGTTAGTTGCAAATATTCCTTATTACATCACATCACCAATCATCCATCTAATTTTAGAATCAGGCTTGAAATTTAAAAACATAGTTTTAATGGTGCAAAAAGAAGTCGCTGAACGTTTAGTTGCAAAACCCAACACGAGTGAATATAGTGTTTTGTCTGTTTATGTCCACGAATTTTGTGAACCTCAAATTGAATTTATCGTCGGAAAAAATAATTTTTATCCAGTACCTAAAGTTGATTCGGCGGTGATTTCACTTAAACAATTCCCAATGACTAAAACATTGGATGAAATTAGAGCGGAAATGCATTTAGTTCAGCTTTCATTTGCAAATCGGCGAAAGCAAATAAAAAATAATTTAGCTGCTTTAACAAATAATCCTGAACAACAAGCCGAAATTACGGAAATTTTAACCAAACTTTTCGGAAATTCTAAAATCAGAGCCCAAGAGTTATCTATTGAACAATTTCAAAAACTTTTAAAAGAGTTAAAAGAGCGAGAAATTCTCTAG
- a CDS encoding Veg family protein: MPYSIAKIKDNLDSKIGQHVVIRAQAGRKKVIKRNGTLKQTFRAVFIVDLDEHKSTYERVSYSYADLLTKNVELSFDND; the protein is encoded by the coding sequence ATGCCGTATAGTATTGCAAAAATTAAGGATAATCTTGATTCTAAGATAGGACAACATGTAGTAATCAGAGCTCAAGCTGGGCGGAAAAAAGTTATAAAAAGGAACGGAACTTTGAAACAGACTTTTAGGGCAGTTTTTATAGTAGATTTAGATGAACATAAAAGTACTTATGAGCGTGTTTCATATAGTTATGCAGATTTGTTAACAAAGAATGTTGAATTAAGTTTTGATAATGATTAG
- a CDS encoding TatD family hydrolase, whose amino-acid sequence MGKVDPELRLPPTNHDYKIFNSHCHLNDDSEYIQADHYLKEAQEFNVTDFIVVGSNQTLNDRAIKICKENEHCLPAVGWHPDSWAEYSDEKLNNFIEQKNKIPLIGEIGLDYHYEATDHLEQQEVFIKQLEIAKEYQIPVSIHTRDAFDDTINILKEHNITSGIIHNFNTDKKQAEAYLNQGFMLSISGVVTFKNAEDLRKSLSIIPLDRILVETDDPYLTPVPFRGQSNHPAYVYFTLRYLAELFQVDLARLANQTYQNTERLIHGK is encoded by the coding sequence ATGGGAAAAGTTGATCCCGAATTACGTTTGCCACCAACGAATCATGATTACAAAATTTTTAATTCACATTGTCATTTAAATGACGATAGTGAATATATTCAGGCTGATCATTATCTAAAAGAAGCGCAAGAATTTAATGTAACAGATTTTATTGTGGTAGGTTCTAACCAAACGTTAAACGACCGTGCTATTAAAATTTGTAAAGAAAATGAGCATTGTTTACCAGCTGTTGGATGGCATCCGGATTCTTGGGCTGAATATTCTGATGAAAAATTAAACAATTTCATTGAACAAAAAAATAAAATTCCATTAATTGGCGAAATCGGTCTAGATTATCATTACGAAGCTACAGACCATTTAGAACAGCAAGAGGTCTTTATTAAACAGTTAGAAATTGCGAAAGAGTATCAGATACCTGTCTCAATTCATACACGAGATGCTTTTGATGACACCATTAACATTCTAAAAGAGCATAACATCACTAGTGGAATTATTCATAATTTTAATACTGATAAAAAACAAGCTGAAGCTTATTTAAATCAGGGATTTATGCTTTCAATTAGTGGAGTAGTGACTTTTAAAAATGCAGAAGATTTAAGAAAGAGCTTGTCGATAATACCACTTGATCGAATATTGGTGGAAACAGACGATCCTTATTTGACTCCAGTTCCTTTTCGGGGTCAATCTAATCATCCGGCTTATGTTTACTTTACTTTGCGTTATCTTGCAGAGTTATTTCAAGTAGATTTAGCCCGACTTGCTAATCAGACATATCAAAATACGGAACGTTTGATTCATGGAAAATAA
- a CDS encoding cation-translocating P-type ATPase translates to MKQDDNKQDLMQIQIDDFYKQLGTSNEGLSDKEAEKRLSKYGPNVITQGKQGSRVKDFLQHFISVMAILLWVSGLISMFAGMMELGIAIWAVNIINGLFSYWQARAAKKATDSLKKMLPSYAQVIRDNKKIQINVEDMVPGDVFQITAGNNISADARIISNDALEVDESALTGESNLVHKQVDYQHSYGRFGIKNEVFAGTIASAGSALAVATKTGMETELGHIAKLTQSNKKITSPLEIELNRLTRQISLIAIFIGLVFFVSAILFVHYPVAKSFIFALGMIVAFIPEGLLPTVTLSLAQGVQRMAKKHALVKSLNSVETLGETTVIASDKTGTLTQNQMTINHIWLLNKVYQVTGEGYLNNGEIQFKGSKVTTESDDDLMKLLKISALNSDTEIKRDDNQKPKIIGTPTEAAHSILVAKSGIDKNKILEEFPRIKELTFDSNRKRMTTIHHTKDGQILIAVKGALSSLLAKSTKIVDQGKIRDITADDKNIINEADDGYAAKGLRSLAMAYRIIPETMNSSEYTIENTENDLIFIGFTVMADPPRPEVYDAVKKAQKAGIKIIMVTGDSGLTAKSVAQKIGIVSDQARVITDTDLNQMSDDELSEAVKGEIIFARVAPEQKYRIVKANQRNGEIVASTGDGVNDAPALKQADIGIAMGMTGTDVAKDAADMILTDDNFASIVTAIEEGRTVYSNIQKFLVYILNSNLPEAIPSALFLFSRGLIPLPLTVMQILTVDLGTDMLPALGLGAEQSEPGIMEKPPRARNAHLLTKSIIWKAFGWYGLFASIVSTAAYFFINYLHGWPGVALASSGANYREATTMTLAAIVFAQIAAAINCRTQRSSVFKIGIFSNHRVVIGLIFEVLILLFLIYVPFFQGIFDTGPLKLVNWIFLIAIPIPLILVEELRKWIVRKMEATKNLK, encoded by the coding sequence ATGAAACAGGATGATAATAAACAAGATTTGATGCAAATTCAAATTGATGATTTTTACAAACAATTAGGTACTTCCAACGAGGGATTAAGCGATAAGGAAGCCGAAAAAAGATTAAGCAAATATGGACCAAATGTTATTACCCAGGGAAAGCAGGGGTCGAGAGTTAAAGATTTTCTTCAACACTTTATTAGCGTGATGGCTATTTTGCTATGGGTAAGCGGGCTTATTTCCATGTTTGCCGGAATGATGGAATTAGGGATAGCAATTTGGGCTGTCAATATTATTAATGGCCTTTTCAGTTATTGGCAAGCACGCGCAGCTAAGAAGGCGACAGATTCGCTTAAAAAAATGTTACCCAGCTATGCGCAAGTTATACGGGATAATAAAAAAATTCAGATTAACGTCGAAGATATGGTTCCAGGGGATGTTTTTCAAATTACGGCAGGAAACAATATTTCGGCTGATGCTCGAATTATTTCAAATGATGCCCTAGAGGTTGACGAATCTGCTTTAACGGGTGAATCCAACCTTGTCCATAAACAAGTAGATTATCAGCACAGTTATGGACGTTTTGGCATAAAAAATGAAGTTTTTGCTGGTACAATAGCATCCGCGGGGAGCGCCTTAGCAGTTGCAACTAAAACTGGGATGGAGACGGAATTAGGGCACATTGCTAAACTTACGCAGTCTAATAAAAAAATCACTTCTCCTCTAGAAATCGAATTAAACCGTTTAACTCGACAAATTTCGCTGATAGCTATTTTTATCGGTTTAGTCTTTTTTGTTTCGGCAATTCTTTTTGTTCACTATCCGGTTGCTAAATCATTTATTTTTGCCCTTGGAATGATTGTTGCCTTTATTCCTGAAGGTTTGTTGCCAACAGTAACCCTTTCTTTGGCACAGGGAGTTCAACGAATGGCAAAAAAACATGCATTAGTCAAATCTTTAAATAGTGTTGAAACTTTGGGTGAAACAACAGTAATTGCTTCTGACAAAACAGGGACTTTAACTCAAAACCAGATGACCATTAATCACATTTGGTTGCTAAATAAAGTTTATCAAGTAACTGGAGAAGGCTATCTAAATAACGGTGAAATTCAATTTAAAGGAAGTAAGGTTACAACTGAATCAGATGATGATTTAATGAAATTGTTAAAAATTTCTGCATTAAATAGCGATACCGAGATAAAAAGAGATGATAATCAAAAACCAAAAATTATTGGGACACCGACCGAAGCGGCACATTCGATTTTAGTTGCTAAATCAGGCATCGATAAAAATAAGATCCTTGAAGAATTTCCACGTATAAAAGAATTAACTTTTGATTCTAATCGTAAACGTATGACCACAATTCATCACACAAAAGACGGACAAATTTTAATTGCCGTTAAAGGTGCTCTCTCAAGTTTGTTGGCAAAATCTACGAAAATTGTTGATCAAGGAAAGATTCGTGATATTACAGCAGATGATAAAAACATAATTAATGAAGCTGATGATGGATATGCGGCAAAAGGGCTTAGATCACTCGCCATGGCCTACCGAATTATTCCAGAAACAATGAATTCTTCGGAGTACACTATTGAAAATACTGAAAATGATTTAATTTTTATCGGTTTTACGGTGATGGCAGACCCGCCGCGTCCAGAAGTATACGATGCAGTTAAAAAAGCTCAAAAGGCCGGAATTAAGATCATTATGGTCACAGGAGATAGTGGACTTACAGCTAAATCAGTCGCTCAAAAAATTGGGATCGTCTCTGATCAAGCGCGGGTTATTACTGATACAGATTTAAATCAAATGTCAGATGATGAGCTATCTGAAGCTGTAAAAGGAGAGATTATTTTTGCACGAGTCGCGCCTGAACAGAAATATCGCATTGTTAAAGCTAACCAAAGAAACGGCGAGATTGTTGCCTCCACTGGCGATGGGGTTAACGATGCTCCTGCTTTAAAACAAGCTGATATCGGTATTGCGATGGGAATGACTGGAACTGACGTTGCAAAAGACGCTGCCGATATGATTTTGACTGATGATAATTTTGCTTCAATAGTAACCGCTATTGAAGAAGGACGTACAGTTTATAGTAATATTCAGAAATTTTTGGTATATATTTTAAATAGCAATTTGCCTGAAGCAATCCCCTCGGCCTTATTTCTATTTTCACGAGGCTTAATTCCTTTACCGCTAACAGTGATGCAAATTTTAACTGTTGACCTTGGGACTGATATGCTACCAGCACTGGGTCTCGGCGCTGAACAAAGTGAACCGGGGATTATGGAAAAACCTCCTCGAGCTAGAAATGCTCATTTATTGACCAAATCAATTATCTGGAAAGCCTTCGGTTGGTACGGATTGTTTGCCTCCATTGTTTCAACAGCAGCGTATTTCTTTATTAATTACTTGCATGGTTGGCCAGGAGTAGCATTAGCTTCTTCTGGTGCAAATTATCGAGAAGCTACGACGATGACATTAGCAGCAATTGTTTTTGCTCAAATTGCCGCTGCGATTAATTGCCGGACTCAAAGATCTTCGGTTTTCAAAATTGGTATCTTTAGTAATCACAGGGTTGTGATCGGGCTCATTTTTGAAGTTTTAATTTTGTTATTTTTAATTTATGTTCCTTTTTTTCAAGGAATTTTTGACACGGGTCCGTTGAAATTAGTGAATTGGATTTTCTTGATTGCGATTCCGATTCCTTTAATATTAGTTGAGGAATTAAGAAAATGGATTGTGAGAAAAATGGAAGCAACTAAAAATTTAAAATAA
- a CDS encoding transposase: MFSSKDFISNLLGIKDPNITLDENNPFETQMIGDVEAVIYHAVLTYTLKHCPNCGFKGQIVKNRTKTSRILLPNNNPRVSYLDLKKQRFLCRKCQSTTTAKTNVVKRSRWISEQVKLSVNLEAMHNSSLKDIAERHGISASSVQRLIIEANPSIMGNQCHHLPEHLLFDETKTTGGMYSFVMMDSRQHQLLEMLPSRLTKDLKRYFGRFSLAERQRIKTIVVDLNAAYVSFIPQIFPNAEIIIDRFHLVQMPNR, translated from the coding sequence ATGTTCTCTAGTAAAGATTTTATCAGTAATCTCCTTGGAATTAAAGACCCTAATATTACATTGGACGAAAACAATCCTTTTGAAACTCAAATGATTGGGGATGTTGAAGCTGTCATCTATCATGCTGTTTTAACTTATACCCTCAAACATTGCCCTAACTGCGGCTTTAAAGGACAAATCGTCAAGAACAGGACTAAAACTTCCCGAATTCTATTGCCCAACAACAATCCAAGAGTTTCTTATCTCGACCTTAAAAAACAAAGATTTCTCTGCCGTAAATGTCAAAGTACCACTACTGCCAAGACTAATGTTGTTAAAAGGTCTCGTTGGATTTCTGAACAAGTCAAGCTATCAGTGAACTTAGAAGCAATGCACAATAGTTCATTAAAAGACATTGCCGAACGGCACGGGATTTCAGCATCTAGTGTCCAACGCTTGATTATAGAAGCAAATCCAAGTATCATGGGTAATCAGTGCCATCATTTACCAGAGCACTTACTCTTTGATGAGACTAAGACTACCGGTGGAATGTACAGTTTTGTGATGATGGATAGTCGGCAGCATCAGCTGCTGGAAATGTTACCAAGTCGCTTAACGAAAGATTTGAAACGTTACTTTGGGCGCTTTTCATTAGCTGAACGCCAAAGAATTAAAACCATTGTTGTTGATTTGAATGCGGCATATGTGAGTTTTATCCCGCAAATATTTCCCAATGCTGAAATTATTATCGATCGGTTTCATCTGGTCCAGATGCCTAATCGTTGA
- a CDS encoding C39 family peptidase, with product MDNKKSKKILSALMLFVLSLMMFVTTGRQRVLADDVAFVGQVSYVKGYSIRVYQVNGTGVASTDKLLLDGTLWKVFGSQDINGVQYYNVGGNQWVQAQYIKKYIAPEIPSWDGKSYVTVGYEPGYGIAVYQAPGFGNTLVSGLYLQNGTTWKVVGQRQVDGKTWYEVGTNQWVPADNVVPGQINATSVKLSVPYISQYTPVYAPWGCAGTAMAMLIDYEGPIVDLRTVQDNLPMYPTPGGQKGNVYTGVGFGYVINSIALTNYAHRWNNNVRNVTGANTETIKNLVLTGHPVLYYGYSSYQTDTNRNHCKVIVGYDNGNFLIHDPLYFSANDGAGSGGTRKLGYNNGYDNGAIYWSNLSKFNHEYAGSAMTIK from the coding sequence ATGGATAACAAGAAATCAAAGAAAATTTTAAGTGCTTTGATGCTTTTTGTTCTAAGTTTAATGATGTTTGTCACAACAGGTCGTCAACGAGTTTTAGCTGATGATGTAGCTTTTGTTGGTCAAGTATCTTATGTTAAGGGCTATAGTATTAGAGTTTACCAAGTAAATGGTACAGGAGTTGCTTCGACTGATAAGCTACTTTTGGATGGAACACTTTGGAAGGTATTTGGCAGTCAAGATATTAATGGTGTCCAATACTATAATGTTGGTGGTAACCAATGGGTCCAAGCTCAATATATTAAGAAGTATATTGCTCCTGAAATTCCTAGTTGGGATGGAAAGAGTTATGTAACTGTTGGATATGAACCTGGTTATGGAATTGCTGTTTATCAAGCTCCAGGGTTTGGTAATACTTTAGTTTCAGGCTTGTATCTACAAAATGGGACAACATGGAAGGTTGTTGGACAAAGACAAGTAGATGGTAAAACTTGGTATGAAGTTGGGACTAACCAATGGGTTCCTGCTGATAATGTTGTACCAGGTCAAATTAATGCGACGAGTGTTAAATTAAGCGTTCCTTACATCAGCCAGTACACACCGGTTTATGCTCCGTGGGGATGTGCTGGAACAGCTATGGCAATGTTAATTGATTATGAAGGACCAATTGTTGACCTTCGTACGGTTCAAGATAATTTACCTATGTATCCAACGCCTGGAGGACAGAAGGGAAATGTTTATACTGGTGTTGGTTTTGGTTATGTGATTAATTCGATTGCTTTAACTAATTATGCACATCGATGGAACAATAATGTTAGAAATGTTACTGGGGCTAATACAGAAACAATTAAAAATTTAGTTTTAACTGGTCATCCAGTGTTGTATTATGGCTATTCATCATACCAAACTGATACAAACCGTAATCATTGTAAAGTGATTGTAGGTTACGATAACGGCAACTTTTTGATTCACGATCCACTTTATTTTTCAGCAAATGATGGCGCAGGCTCAGGCGGAACTAGAAAATTAGGTTATAACAATGGTTATGATAACGGTGCTATATATTGGTCTAATTTGAGCAAATTTAACCATGAGTACGCTGGATCTGCAATGACAATCAAGTAA
- the glmU gene encoding bifunctional UDP-N-acetylglucosamine diphosphorylase/glucosamine-1-phosphate N-acetyltransferase GlmU, which translates to MENKVNVIILAAGKGTRMKSSIHKVMHEICHRPLIDWVLDGVCDFDPAQIYTVVGHDRDQVESHLQDRCQLVVEEKQLGTADAVKAVRRSLAGKPGVTLVLNGDSPLLTKETIDHLIDFHLKSKSPLTLLTADLDDPAGYGRIIYDQNHKFIRIVEQKDANKEELAIKEVNSGVYCFDNQLLFDYLDQVQNHNSQKEYYLTDLVEIFRNNGFGPKTYKTQDPNEILGVNDLLALNVANRIIQKRINTKLLVEGVQIIDPDHTYIDRDVEIGRDTIIEPNVQLIGKTKIGNNCRIGMSSEIRNSIIHDGVTVTSSLIEDSQMMDRSDIGPNSHLRPNSVIGQGVHIGNFCEIKNAKIGTNTKVGHLSYVGDADLGEEINVGCGVVFVNYDGVNKHRSTIGSYTFLGSASNIVAPVTISDHSFIAAGSTITEDVPFHALAFGRARQVNKSDYWDKLPLANSAFWSDDKKSTK; encoded by the coding sequence ATGGAAAATAAAGTAAATGTGATCATTCTTGCTGCAGGTAAAGGCACTAGAATGAAGTCTAGTATTCACAAAGTGATGCATGAAATTTGTCACCGTCCTTTAATTGATTGGGTTTTGGATGGGGTTTGTGATTTTGATCCGGCTCAGATTTATACGGTAGTTGGACATGATCGAGATCAGGTTGAAAGTCATCTCCAGGATCGTTGTCAGTTAGTTGTTGAAGAAAAACAGTTGGGAACTGCAGATGCGGTTAAAGCGGTTCGAAGATCACTGGCTGGTAAACCAGGAGTTACCTTAGTATTAAATGGAGATTCTCCGTTACTGACAAAGGAAACGATTGATCATCTCATTGATTTTCATCTTAAATCAAAAAGTCCATTAACTCTTTTGACAGCAGATTTAGATGATCCTGCAGGCTATGGTCGAATTATTTACGATCAGAACCATAAATTTATAAGGATCGTTGAGCAAAAAGATGCAAATAAAGAGGAGTTAGCAATTAAAGAAGTTAATTCTGGCGTTTATTGTTTTGATAATCAGCTGCTTTTTGATTATCTCGATCAAGTTCAAAATCACAATAGTCAAAAGGAATATTATTTAACGGATTTAGTTGAGATCTTTAGAAATAATGGCTTCGGGCCGAAGACTTATAAAACTCAGGATCCGAATGAAATTTTAGGGGTTAATGATTTACTAGCTTTAAATGTTGCAAATAGAATTATTCAAAAACGGATTAATACAAAACTTTTGGTTGAGGGAGTTCAAATTATTGATCCAGATCATACGTATATTGATCGAGATGTTGAAATAGGTCGTGATACAATTATTGAGCCGAATGTTCAGTTGATTGGCAAGACAAAAATTGGTAATAATTGCCGCATTGGAATGAGTAGTGAAATTAGAAACTCTATTATTCATGATGGAGTTACCGTAACTAGTTCATTAATTGAAGATTCGCAGATGATGGATCGGTCAGATATTGGACCCAATAGCCATTTGCGTCCAAATTCGGTAATTGGTCAAGGTGTTCATATCGGTAATTTTTGTGAAATTAAAAATGCAAAAATTGGCACTAACACGAAAGTTGGTCATCTTTCTTACGTTGGTGATGCTGATTTAGGAGAGGAAATTAATGTTGGTTGTGGGGTCGTTTTTGTTAATTACGACGGGGTTAACAAACATCGCTCGACGATCGGTTCTTACACTTTCTTAGGTAGCGCTTCTAACATTGTTGCGCCAGTTACTATTTCCGATCATAGTTTCATTGCAGCCGGTTCAACAATTACTGAAGATGTTCCTTTTCATGCTTTAGCTTTTGGACGGGCGCGGCAAGTAAATAAATCTGATTATTGGGATAAATTACCTCTTGCAAATTCGGCGTTCTGGTCTGATGATAAAAAGAGTACTAAATAA
- the metG gene encoding methionine--tRNA ligase, with the protein MATNNKFYITTPIYYPSGQLQLGNTYTTVLADSLARFHRLKGEEVYFLTGSDEHGLKIELKAKENHQKPIEYLDEQIANFKKLWKLMDISYDQFIRTTNPDHEKLVQHIFSKLKEQGDIYKGIYQGWYSVSDEEYFTESQLAEVYRDESGQVIGGKAPSGHEVELVKEETYFFKMSKYADWLLNYYHEHPDFIQPTSRMNEMINNFIKPGLEDLAVTRTKVDWGVKVPDDPSHVIYVWIDALSNYITALGYDPNLTEQPELFSKFWPANLHLVGKEIVRFHTIYWPIMLHALNLPLPKEVFGHGWLIMKDGKMSKSKGNVIYPEPLIERYGLDAVRYYLLRMMPYGNDGVFTPEDFVTRINSDLANDLGNLLNRTVSMINLYNDGMIPAITDLNEEDCSLEDLAQTTIEEFDQAMQQTNLSDALEIVWRFIRRTNKYIDETSPWVLAKDPALKDKLNDVLAHLAAALRLIGLLLEPIMTQTPKKIFSELGIDHPGLLTEFSFKDLPNNAQVVQKPTPIFPRMKFDEEVEFVGKLVSKNMKVKGRAQMEEKKKAEQNIIDYDDFSKVKMIVAQVKSAEFLSGSKKLIKFIVDDGKNHERQILSGIRPWYPEPEVLVGKKLIIAANLAPRKMAGSISDGMILAGENSDGNVVVTTLPDILESGAEIS; encoded by the coding sequence ATGGCAACGAATAATAAATTTTATATTACAACACCGATCTATTATCCAAGTGGGCAGCTTCAGTTGGGTAATACTTATACAACAGTTTTAGCTGATAGTTTAGCCAGATTTCATCGTTTAAAAGGCGAAGAGGTCTATTTTTTGACGGGATCCGATGAGCATGGTTTAAAAATTGAATTAAAAGCAAAGGAAAATCATCAAAAACCGATTGAATATTTAGACGAGCAGATTGCAAATTTTAAAAAACTTTGGAAATTGATGGATATTTCTTATGATCAATTTATTCGGACCACTAATCCTGACCACGAAAAGCTAGTTCAGCATATTTTTAGTAAACTTAAAGAACAAGGTGATATCTACAAAGGTATTTACCAGGGTTGGTATTCGGTTTCTGATGAAGAATATTTTACTGAATCGCAGCTAGCTGAAGTTTACAGAGATGAGTCAGGTCAGGTGATTGGTGGTAAAGCACCTAGCGGTCATGAAGTTGAATTAGTTAAAGAAGAAACATATTTCTTTAAGATGAGTAAATATGCGGATTGGCTTTTAAACTATTATCATGAGCACCCTGATTTCATTCAACCTACTTCGAGAATGAACGAGATGATTAATAATTTTATCAAACCAGGGCTTGAAGATCTGGCTGTGACGAGAACGAAAGTTGATTGGGGAGTCAAGGTTCCAGATGACCCGAGTCACGTTATTTATGTTTGGATTGATGCTTTAAGCAATTATATAACTGCTTTGGGTTACGATCCTAATTTAACAGAACAGCCAGAACTATTTAGTAAATTTTGGCCTGCTAATCTTCATCTCGTAGGTAAAGAAATAGTTCGTTTTCATACGATTTATTGGCCAATTATGCTTCATGCTCTAAACTTGCCTTTACCTAAAGAAGTATTTGGCCACGGCTGGTTGATTATGAAAGACGGCAAAATGAGTAAATCTAAAGGTAATGTAATTTATCCTGAACCATTAATTGAACGTTATGGGTTAGATGCAGTTCGCTATTATTTACTTAGGATGATGCCTTATGGTAATGATGGGGTTTTCACGCCAGAAGATTTTGTAACCCGGATTAATTCCGATTTAGCTAATGATCTTGGGAATCTTTTGAATCGGACAGTTTCAATGATTAACCTTTATAACGACGGAATGATCCCTGCAATTACAGATCTTAACGAAGAAGACTGTTCGTTAGAAGATTTAGCTCAGACAACGATTGAAGAGTTTGATCAAGCAATGCAGCAAACTAATTTAAGCGATGCGCTAGAAATAGTTTGGCGTTTTATTCGGCGAACTAATAAATATATTGACGAGACAAGTCCTTGGGTTCTAGCAAAAGATCCAGCACTAAAAGATAAGTTAAATGATGTTTTGGCGCATTTAGCTGCCGCTTTACGATTGATTGGACTACTTTTAGAACCAATTATGACTCAAACTCCAAAAAAGATTTTTTCTGAATTAGGAATTGATCACCCCGGACTACTGACCGAGTTCTCGTTTAAGGATTTACCGAACAATGCTCAAGTAGTTCAGAAACCAACTCCAATTTTTCCTCGAATGAAGTTCGATGAGGAAGTTGAATTTGTCGGCAAATTAGTTAGCAAAAATATGAAAGTTAAGGGTCGTGCTCAAATGGAAGAAAAGAAGAAAGCTGAGCAAAATATTATCGATTACGATGATTTTAGTAAAGTAAAAATGATTGTAGCGCAAGTTAAGTCTGCTGAATTTTTATCTGGTTCGAAAAAGTTAATTAAATTTATCGTGGACGATGGAAAGAACCATGAACGTCAAATTTTAAGTGGAATCCGGCCGTGGTATCCAGAACCAGAAGTCTTGGTTGGAAAGAAATTAATTATTGCCGCGAATCTTGCTCCAAGGAAAATGGCTGGTTCGATTAGTGATGGAATGATCTTAGCTGGTGAAAATTCTGATGGAAATGTTGTCGTCACTACTTTACCTGATATCCTTGAATCAGGAGCGGAAATTAGCTAA